One region of Cryptosporidium parvum Iowa II chromosome 4, whole genome shotgun sequence genomic DNA includes:
- a CDS encoding oocyst wall protein 7 (CpCOWP7), whose product MQVTLSFAEKLRPHLRKCVSLFILSILVFNEPINSENGPQLRRLGSHHLHHSHHHTPVQVQGSIVRTPTAQGLARELPIPTPLYSQVPEVNGSEETVTSIQETVVETGHPKYSKRDVIVTRDPFYTCPMGFNFEVPTIDGISSSPQQKCFKMEVADFVLGCPNGWAFNGIKCTGVLTADAQKACDEGLDILMDENVGIQCVQNLVAPKLISCPENYLLLENECVFPMHSKPDLICPESFVPLSNGNCQKDIRVPAALECPPEYILNNGECEKRVEVPISQFNKICPLGFNLDTDGNCTKQVNMNALFTCKEGYEKSPVGNGENGCVRSIVIDARYRCPQEYELIDNKCVKKMTKPPMVSCQEGYSLENNIECVKQSKLPAKFECPKKKDYMYNPQTKLCHSMSHHHSQKTHQPLVVCPAGSIPQDNSHCLSIERSPPKVECLDSGWIFDQSMKLCVYNEYTSVNFECPMNSQNIGNGKCKVMETESTDIECPPEFVYEGNGLCISRIQADPQIKCPNGSSATPQGTCLKIELILPKPICPEGLRPSITVMDGQIPLCIGRETVPKQETCPSNYELVTASDTGLRRCRTYTKSEPIIACANGFVEDAQGCVQTITSSPRLLCPEDYILQYSRCIKQIEDMPNKMCPAGFELIDDDQCSQTVYSKPIPNCPDDYMFDNIVKRCYKVDVQYDFASVDTGIYKQNFTSIVQTGEKDDDKDEKTSENETIKETFQTNNPPFQNQIPNYPGGRYPPYERMLPPQTQSQSIRPPPVQTMYPPQAYLQNGVYSSYGGMMPQPTQLNTGAAGYGYPFPGFQQYAPAPRFTNSPSYPVYMRSLSEEKNEL is encoded by the exons TTTAATG aACCAATTAATTCAGAGAATGGACCACAATTAAGAAGATTAGGATctcatcatcttcatcactCGCATCATCATACCCCTGTTCAAGTTCAGGGAAGTATTGTAAGAACGCCAACTGCTCAAGGATTAGCAAGAGAACTTCCTATTCCAACGCCTTTATATTCTCAAGTTCCAGAAGTGAATGGATCTGAGGAAACTGTTACATCAATACAAGAAACTGTGGTTGAAACAGGCCATCCAAAGTATTCAAAAAGAGATGTGATTGTTACAAGAGATCCCTTTTACACATGTCCTATGGGATTCAATTTCGAAG tTCCTACAATTGATGGAATATCATCATCCCCTCAGCAAAAATGTTTCAAAATGGAAGTAGCAGATTTTGTATTGGGATGTCCAAATGGTTGGGCATTTAATGGGATTAAATGCACGGGAGTTTTAACAGCAGATGCACAGAAAGCATGTGATGAAGGTTTGGATATTTTAATGGACGAAAATGTTGGTATTCAATGTGTACAAAATTTGGTTGCCCCAAAACTTATTTCTTGTCCAGAAAATTacttattattagaaaatgaatgCGTTTTTCCAATGCATTCAAAACCTGATTTGATTTGTCCGGAATCCTTTGTTCCACTAAGTAATGGAAATTGTCAGAAAGATATAAGAGTTCCCGCAGCACTGGAATGTCCTCCAGAATacattttaaataatggTGAATGTGAAAAAAGAGTCGAAGTTCCAATATcacaatttaataaaatttgtcCATTAGGTTTTAATTTGGATACTGATGGAAATTGCACAAAACAAGTAAATATGAATGCTTTATTTACTTGTAAAGAAGGTTATGAAAAATCTCCAGTTGGAAATGGAGAAAATGGCTGTGTTAGATCAATTGTAATAGATGCAAGATATAGATGTCCACAAGA ATATGAACTTATAGATAATAAATGTGTAAAGAAGATGACAAAGCCTCCAATGGTTTCTTGTCAAGAAG GTTATTCtttggaaaataatattgaatgtGTTAAACAAAGCAAGTTACCAGCTAAATTTGAATGTCCAAAGAAGAAAGATTATATGTATAACCCACAAACAAAGTTATGTCATTCAATGAGTCATCATCATTCTC AGAAAACACATCAGCCATTAGTAGTATGTCCAGCTGGATCTATCCCACAAGACAATAGTCACTGTTTATCTATTGAAAGGTCACCTCCAAAAGTGGAATGCCTTGATTCAG GTTGGATTTTTGATCAGAGCATGAAATTATGTGTATACAATGAATATACAAGTGTAAATTTTGAATGTCCCATgaattctcaaaatatAGGTAACGGAAA ATGTAAAGTAATGGAAACTGAAAGTACTGATATTGAATGTCCACCTGAATTTGTATATGAAGGAAATGGACTATGTATTAGCAGAATACAAGCGGATCCCCAGATTAAATGTCCAAATG GGTCATCTGCTACTCCTCAAGGAACCTGcttaaaaattgaattaatattaccaaAACCAATTTGTCCAGAAGGACTTAGACCATCAATAACAGTAATGGATGGACAAATTCCATTGTGTATAGGAAGAGAAACAGTACCAAAACAAGAAACTTGTCCTTCAAATTATGAACTTGTGACAGCCTCTGATACTGGGTTAAGAAGATGCAGAACATATACAAAAAGTGAACCAATAATAGCTTGTGCAAATGGATTTGTAGAGGATGCTCAAGGTTGTGTACAAACTATTACATCTTCTCCAAGACTACTATGTCCAGAAGACTATATACTTCAATATTCTAGATGTATTAAACAAATTGAGGATATGCCAAATAAAATGTGTCCAGCAGGATTTGAATTGATTGACGATGACCAATGCAGTCAAACAGTTTACTCGAAACCAATTCCAAATTGTCCTGACGATTATATGTTTGACAATATTGTTAAAAGATGTTATAAAGTAGATGTCCAATATGATTTTGCATCTGTAGATACAGGTATTTACAAGCAAAATTTTACAAGCATTGTACAGACAGGAGAAAAGGATGAtgataaagatgaaaaaacAAGTGAAAATGAGACAATTAAAGAAACTtttcaaacaaataatCCTCCTTTCCAGAATcaaattccaaattatCCTGGTGGAAGGTATCCTCCATATGAGAGAATGCTCCCTCCTCAAACTCAATCTCAATCCATAAGGCCTCCTCCAGTTCAGACAATGTATCCACCACAAGCATATTTACAAAATGGAGTCTATTCAAGCTACGGAGGAATGATGCCTCAACCTACACAACTTAATACTGGTGCTGCAGGCTACGGCTACCCCTTTCCTGGCTTCCAACAGTATGCGCCTGCTCCAAGGTTTACAAATAGTCCATCTTACCCAGTTTATATGAGAAGTCTTTcggaagaaaaaaatgagttaTAA
- a CDS encoding 26S proteasome regulatory subunit 5a with a vWA domain and two ubiquitin interacting motifs (UIM) has product MTLEATVICLDNSNYSRNGDYGTSRMLQQQDATNFISGIKTQQNPENLVGILSMAGERIELRVTPTSDLSKTMHAMDGIRLNGKIDLLRGIQIAQLALKHRLNKNLRQRIVCFVGSPLEDDLTEKQLEKLGKVLKKNNVSIDIISFGEILVNRERLQALVNAANNDNTSNFVEVAAPTNLTDALMASPIVLGEGTSSGVYADGLAGAAGETSGFEFGIDPNADPELYMALRMSMEEERNRQMRLEGNTEGNPSSAEPANSAQGQSTTNNFDSIPTINEINAMEVDDELRQALLLSIQDFSGNDSTNNTNTSNQQQGTSTSENTSNTSTNPNQGNNAQAGSTSDPNSIEGLIQGIPGVDINDPRIQDALRQLNKSDSEDKKDKQ; this is encoded by the coding sequence ATGACTTTGGAAGCAACAGTAATTTGTTTGGATAATTCAAACTATTCAAGAAATGGTGACTACGGAACATCAAGAATGCTCCAACAGCAAGATGCAACTAACTTTATCTCCGGAATCAAAACTCAGCAGAATCCAGAAAATCTTGTTGGAATACTATCAATGGCAGGCGAAAGAATTGAATTGAGGGTAACACCAACATCAGATTTAAGTAAGACCATGCATGCAATGGATGGGATTCGGCTTAATGGGAAGATTGATCTTCTCAGAGGAATACAAATCGCACAATTGGCTCTAAAGCATAGACTTAATAAAAATCTAAGGCAAAGAATTGTATGTTTTGTTGGTAGTCCTCTAGAAGACGACTTAACTGAGAAACAGCTAGAGAAGCTTGGAAAAGTTTTGAAGAAGAACAATGTTTCTATCGATATTATTAGTTTTGGAGAGATTCTCGTGAATAGAGAAAGACTCCAAGCATTAGTAAATGCTgcaaataatgataatacCAGTAACTTCGTAGAGGTTGCTGCTCCTACAAACTTAACTGATGCACTCATGGCATCTCCCATTGTTCTTGGAGAAGGAACTTCCTCTGGAGTTTATGCAGATGGGCTTGCTGGAGCTGCTGGAGAAACTTCTGGATTTGAGTTTGGAATTGATCCTAACGCTGATCCTGAGCTTTATATGGCACTTAGGATGTCAATGGAGGAGGAAAGAAACCGTCAGATGAGGCTCGAAGGCAATACTGAAGGAAATCCCTCATCTGCAGAGCCTGCTAACTCTGCACAAGGACAATCAACAACCAATAATTTTGACTCTATCCCAACTATCAATGAGATTAATGCTATGGAAGTTGATGATGAGCTTAGGCAAGCTCTTTTGCTCTCTATTCAAGACTTTTCTGGCAATGATTCCACCAATAACACTAATACTAGTAATCAGCAACAAGGTACATCCACTTCTGAAAATACATCTAATACTTCTACAAATCCTAACCAAGGGAATAATGCTCAAGCTGGAAGTACAAGTGATCCAAACTCTATTGAAGGACTTATTCAAGGAATCCCAGGAgttgatattaatgatCCAAGAATCCAGGATGCTTTAAGACAGCTTAATAAGAGTGATTCAGAAGATAAAAAGGATAAACAAtag
- a CDS encoding vacuolar ATP synthase subunit C translates to MGSSDSNKESQTQQYLIVACALTENSKDSIKDELIKSSKNISSNVSVLDFDVPFSLKFGAFDDLVKLVDDLAKHDTGVEVVLRRVERLGLELDPGMELRIIWQRSSYTIQQYLRSFSWDHAKFPKERSMKENLAALLQSVSKLDTDLRAKSAQFNEVKASVQNSFGKSATQGSSNSGNGAESGTSNTSGNNLIVVSGTLNTKDLTDVITPECIESGDIVDTEHIITVFVIVPKGNKENFLSSYESFDKYVVPKSAKFIKGITDKDGNEITRVLIFKSSVENFKTNCKNHKFTVRDDFKYSQEKYNHLMSTRQKLLQEKDKQEKYLKRMCFAGFSEIFISWIHVKAMRCFVEAVLRYGVPPQFASFMISMDSNQSKLKKVQNSVEKVFTEMGRIGATFKSNEKDVDDEYTPYVFLQFSPYQQSL, encoded by the coding sequence ATGGGATCATCTGATAGCAATAAGGAATCTCAAACTCAACAATATTTGATAGTGGCATGTGCCTTAACTGAAAATAGTAAGGATTCGATTAAAGATGAACTTATAAAGAGTTCAAAGAATATTAGCTCAAATGTGAGTGTACTGGATTTTGACGTTCCATTTTCACTAAAGTTTGGAGCATTTGACGATTTAGTCAAGTTAGTGGACGATTTAGCCAAACATGATACCGGTGTAGAGGTTGTTTTGAGGAGAGTAGAAAGATTGGGTCTAGAACTAGACCCTGGAATGGAATTGAGAATCATTTGGCAAAGAAGTTCATATACAATACAACAATATTTGAGAAGTTTCTCCTGGGATCATGCTAAATTTCCTAAAGAAAGATCAATGAAGGAGAATTTGGCAGCATTGTTACAATCAGTCTCTAAATTGGATACAGATTTAAGAGCAAAATCTGCTCAATTTAACGAGGTAAAGGCTTCAGTTCAAAATAGTTTTGGGAAATCAGCAACTCAAGgttcttcaaattcaggTAATGGCGCAGAAAGTGGAACTTCTAATACTAGTGGCAACAATTTAATAGTAGTATCTGGAACTTTGAATACAAAAGACTTAACTGATGTAATTACACCAGAATGTATTGAAAGTGGCGACATTGTGGATACTGAGCATATTATTACTGTTTTTGTGATTGTTCCAAAAGGAAACAAGGAAAACTTCTTAAGTAGTTATGAAAGCTTTGACAAATATGTTGTTCCAAAGTCTGccaaattcattaaagGGATTACTGACAAGGATGGAAATGAAATAACTCGGgttttaatattcaagTCTTCTGTTGAGAATTTTAAGACAAACTGTAAAAATCATAAATTTACTGTAAGAGATGACTTTAAATACTCACAAGAGAAGTATAACCATTTAATGAGTACTCGTCAAAAGCTTTTACAAGAGAAGGATAAGCAAGAAAAGTACCTTAAGAGAATGTGTTTTGCTGGATTCTCTgaaattttcatttcttgGATACATGTTAAGGCTATGAGATGCTTTGTTGAGGCTGTATTACGCTATGGAGTCCCACCACAATTTGCCTCATTCATGATTAGTATGGATTCAAATCAGTCAAAATTGAAGAAGGTCCAGAATTCTGTAGAGAAGGTATTCACTGAAATGGGTAGAATTGGCGCTACATTCAAGTCCAATGAGAAGGACGTTGATGACGAATACACTCCATATGTATTTCTGCAATTCTCTCCATATCAGCAATCTCTTTGA